From the Gordonia bronchialis DSM 43247 genome, one window contains:
- a CDS encoding heavy-metal-associated domain-containing protein, giving the protein MSTSTVIVSGMTCGHCASSVREEVGALAGVTDVEVDVASGQVTISSSAPIEPDAIRVAVEEAGYHLAQ; this is encoded by the coding sequence ATGAGCACATCGACAGTGATCGTCTCCGGAATGACGTGTGGGCACTGCGCGTCGTCGGTGCGTGAAGAAGTCGGAGCACTGGCCGGCGTGACCGACGTCGAGGTCGACGTGGCCAGCGGGCAAGTCACCATCTCTAGCTCGGCCCCGATCGAGCCCGACGCGATCCGCGTCGCGGTCGAAGAGGCCGGCTACCACCTGGCGCAGTAG